TGCTGCAGGAACTGGGCAAACAGGGCATCAACACGCTGCTGCTGGAAGGTGGGCCTGACCTTGCCAGTGCTTTTCTGAAAGCAGACCTGATCGACGACCTGCTCGTGTTCATTGCCCCCAGAATCATGGGCACTGGAAGACCTTCCCTATGGACCGAACTGGAAGGCTTGCTGGACGTGCAGGAACTGAAGACCGAACAGGTGGGCAAGGACGTGTTGCTGAGTGCACGCATCCACCCCATCCCTCAAGTGGAGGCTGATTGACATGTTTACTGGAATTGTGGAACAGACTGGCACCGTGACCGGAGCAGATTGGTTTGATGGACACCTGAAAATCACGATTCAGCCACAGCAGATGTGGAGCGACCTGGGCCTCGGGGAAAGCATCAGTTGCAATGGGGCCTGCCTGACCGTCATTCGCTGGGATGACAGAAGCTTTGAAGTGGAACTCTCGCAGGAGAGTGTCAACAAAACGGCTCCGCTCTGGAACCCAGGAGACACTGTGAATCTGGAACGGGCCATGCCAGCCAGTGGCCGCTTCGGTGGGCATGTGGTGACGGGGCATGTGGATGGAGTGGGTGAAGTGCTGGACGTGCAGGTTCAGCCGGGAGCCTACATCATCAAGGTGCGTGTCCCAGACAGCTTTGCCCGCTATCTGATTCCCAAGGGCAGCATCACTGTCAATGGGGTGAGCCTGACCGTGGTGGATGTGGGAGGACCCGCAGGAAGCTCTGATGATCTGAACACCAACGAATTCACCCTGTGGATCATTCCCCACACCCTGGAGGTGACCAGCCTGAAAGGCATCAAAGCAGGAGATCTGGTGAATCTGGAATACGACGTGCTGGCCAAATACCTCGAGCGCCTGACGCTGGTCGGAGGTGCAAAGTGATCTCCCCCATTCACGAACTCATTCAGGACATCAGAGAAGGCCGCCCGGTGGTTCTGGTCGACGATGAAAACCGCGAAAACGAAGGGGATGTGGTGGTCGCAGCAGAGTTCGCCACCCCCGAAATGATCAATTTCATGGCCC
Above is a genomic segment from Deinococcus cellulosilyticus NBRC 106333 = KACC 11606 containing:
- a CDS encoding riboflavin synthase, with product MFTGIVEQTGTVTGADWFDGHLKITIQPQQMWSDLGLGESISCNGACLTVIRWDDRSFEVELSQESVNKTAPLWNPGDTVNLERAMPASGRFGGHVVTGHVDGVGEVLDVQVQPGAYIIKVRVPDSFARYLIPKGSITVNGVSLTVVDVGGPAGSSDDLNTNEFTLWIIPHTLEVTSLKGIKAGDLVNLEYDVLAKYLERLTLVGGAK